In the Gossypium arboreum isolate Shixiya-1 chromosome 10, ASM2569848v2, whole genome shotgun sequence genome, one interval contains:
- the LOC108488855 gene encoding uncharacterized protein LOC108488855, whose amino-acid sequence MAIPMVLEIVFPPSLVLIAASVLNLLSLTILGVLETREIHLKYSKFFNASTSSSSSISFKVPSRVGMLLIYTPAFLVGVASFWLFPDGDFRFLLLKSAITIHFFKRILEVIFIHNYSGGMSLDTIIIILVSYFFVSLSLIYTQTFNQGLSEPSIDLKYLGIVLFLIGICGNFYHHCILSKLRTKGGKEYKIPKGGLFELVICPHYLFEILGFLGISLISQTLYSFSTTLGIAVYLMCRGYVTRKWYMSKFEDFPKEVKAVIPYVF is encoded by the exons ATGGCTATTCCTATGGTGCTTGAAATTGTATTTCCACCGAGTTTGGTCCTCATTGCAGCTTCTGTTTTAAATCTATTATCGCTGACAATTCTTGGGGTTTTAGAAACGAGAGAGATTCACTTGAAATATTCCAAGTTCTTCAATGCttctacttcttcttcttcttcgattaGCTTTAAAGTTCCCAGTAGAGTTGGCATGTTATTGATCTACACACCAGCTTTCCTTGTCGGTGTTGCTTCCTTTTGGCTTTTCCCTGATGGAGACTTTAGGTTTCTTTTGCTCAAATCTGCCATTACCATCCATTTCTTCAAGAGAATTCTTGAG GTGATTTTCATTCATAACTACAGTGGAGGCATGTCTCTAGACACAATAATAATTATACTTGTCAGCTATTTCTTTGTCAGTTTAAGCCTGATTTACACACAAACTTTCAACCAAGGACTCTCAGAGCCGTCCATTGATTTGAAGTACCTTGGAATTGTGTTGTTTTTAATAGGAATTTGTGGCAATTTCTACCACCATTGCATTCTTTCCAAGCTAAGAACAAAGGGTGGCAAAGAGTACAAGATCCCCAAAGGTGGTTTGTTTGAGTTGGTGATTTGCCCACACTATCTGTTTGAGATTTTAGGGTTCTTGGGAATTAGTTTGATTTCTCAAACATTGTACTCATTTTCTACAACTCTAGGCATTGCTGTGTACTTGATGTGCAGGGGTTATGTCACCAGGAAATGGTACATGTCTAAGTTTGAAGATTTTCCCAAAGAAGTCAAAGCTGTAATTCCGTATGTTTTTTGA